A window of the Salvelinus sp. IW2-2015 linkage group LG3, ASM291031v2, whole genome shotgun sequence genome harbors these coding sequences:
- the LOC111952582 gene encoding phosphofurin acidic cluster sorting protein 1 has product MSERGGLPRTGGAPSPHLQPSKPVTITSNRPVHMNLYATWEVDRSSPSCVPRLFNLTLKKLIMLKELDKDLTSVVIAVKLQGTGRVERENELSLCGAGLLENLISSTFSLQYPHFLKRDANKLQIMLQRRKRYKNRTILGYKTLALGHINMAEVMQHPSEGAQVLGLHSQLKEASVLVAEVRVYSLSSQPIDHEGPKAKMSDRSPDIDNYSEEEEESFSSEQEGSDDPIHGQYLYDEEDEVRKKKPRRKLTSNASITRQPNIKQKFVALLKRFKVSDEVGFGLEHVSSEQIQEVEEDLDELYDSLEMYNPSDSGPEMEETDSILSTPKPKLRPFFEGMSQSSSQTEITSLNSRGGSLGRDACFSPQGEQRPVEMKHSRSRNLEAETLSETDTLELTDQEMFPEGPCITVSGAEKPRTPLKSSKSGGGQTMPSPRLDGRGPTPKQKRQSSTPMKERQLSKPISEGGRTNSSDSERSPELGHSSQVLRKAVYDQLNQILLSDAALPESLILVNGTDWQGQYVGEQLQVQRHPVVCTCSGAEIQAVLSAVLTRIQKFCNCNSSMPRPVKVAVVGSQSYLSAILQFFVTQLASKTSDWLSHLRFLVVPLGSHPVAKHLGAIDNRYSSAFLDGAWRDMFSRSEPPQTDLLDVAGRISQYISGATVTHQLPIAEAMLTCKHRTHDEDSYQKFIPFIGLVKVGLIEPDTSTTGDTEEGVAVSLAVPSTSPPSHGSPTGLIKEAATPPSSPSMSSVLSVQGSPSMSQGVDAIGLQVDYWLASLAEKRREGERRDTGCKNTLKSAFRSLQVSRLPGGGSGETQAQVNTMAMTVVTKEKNKKVPTIFLGKKPKEKDVDSKSQVIEGISRLICSAKQHQTILKVSIDGVEWNDVKFFQLAAQWPTHVKYLPVGLFGYNKPPS; this is encoded by the exons GCTGTTCAACCTGACCCTGAAAAAGCTGATCATGCTGAAGGAGCTGGACAAAGACCTGACGTCTGTGGTCATCGCTGTCAAACTACAG gggacggGGAGGGTAGA gagggagaatgagCTATCATTAT GTGGAGCGGGGCTG TTGGAGAACCTGATCAGCTCCACCTTCTCTCTACAg TACCCCCACTTCCTGAAGAGAGACGCCAACAAGCTTCAGATCATGCTGCAGCGTCGCAAACGCTATAAGAACCGAACCATCCTGGGCTACAAGACCCTGGCTCTGGGTCACATCAACATGGCTGAG GTGATGCAGCATCCCAGTGAGGGGGCCCAGGTGTTGGGGCTCCACAGCCAGTTGAAGGAGGCCTCCGTGCTCGTGGCGGAGGTCAGGGTCTACTCCCTCTCCAGCCAGCCCATTGACCACGAGGGACCCAAGGCCAAGATGTCTG ATCGTTCTCCAGACATTGATAACTattctgaggaagaggaggagagcttcTCATCAGAACAGGAGGGCAGTGACGACCCGATCCacggccag tatctGTATGATGAAGAGGATGAGGTGAGGAAGAAGAAGCCCAGACGGAAGCTCACCTCCAATGCTTCCATCACTAGA CAACCAAACATCAAGCAGAAGTTTGTGGCCCTGCTGAAAAGGTTCAAGGTTTCTGATGAG gtgggtttTGGTCTGGAGCACGTCTCTAGTGAACAGATCCAGGAAGTGGAGGAGGATTTAGATGAGCTCTATGACAGCCTGGAGATGTACAACCCCTCTGACAGTGGACCTGAGATGGAAGAGACGGACAGCATCCTCAGCACACCCAAACCTAAACTGAG GCCGTTCTTTGAGGGAATGTCCCAGTCCAGCTCTCAGACGGAAATCACCAGCCTGAACAGCAGAGGAGGGAGCCTGGGACGAGACGCCTGCTTCAGCCCT CAGGGGGAGCAGCGGCCTGTGGAGATGAAACACTCACGCAGTCGCAACCTGGAGGCGGAGACCCTCTCTGAGACGGACACGCTG GAGTTGACGGATCAGGAGATGTTTCCGGAGGGCCCCTGTATTACGGTGTCGGGGGCTGAGAAACCCCGTACACCCCTGAAGAGCAGCAAGAGTGGAGGAGGACAGACCATGCCCTCCCCCAg gcTGGACGGCAGGGGTCCCACCCCCaaacagaagagacagagcagtACTCCTATGAAAGAGAGACAGCTGTCTAAACCAATCAGTGAAGGGGGGAGGACCAACAGCTCCGACAGCGAGAGATCCCCTGAACTGGGACACAGCTCACAG gTCCTGAGGAAGGCGGTGTATGACCAGCTGAACCAGATCCTTCTGTCTGACGCGGCTCTGCCTGAGAGTCTCATCCTGGTCAATGGCACCGACTGGCAGGGCCAG tacgTGGGAGAGCAGCTGCAGGTACAGAGGCACCCGGTGGTGTGTACGTGTTCAGGAGCTGAGATCCAGGCGGTGCTGTCTGCTGTCCTCACACGCATCCAGAAGTT ttgtAACTGTAACTCGTCCATGCCCAGGCCAGTCAAGGTGGCAGTGGTGGGCAGTCAGAGCTACCTCAGTGCCATCCTGCAGTTCTTCGTCACCCAGCTGGCCAGCAAGACCTCTGATTGGCTCAGCCACCTGAGGTTCCTGGTGGTGCCCCTGG GCTCTCATCCTGTTGCTAAGCACCTGGGTGCCATAGACAACCGTTACAGCTCTGCGTTCTTAGACGGGGCGTGGAGAGACATGTTCAGCCGCTCTGAACCCCcacagacag ACCTGTTGGATGTGGCCGGTAGGATCTCCCAGTACATCAGTGGAGCCACCGTCACACACCAGCTGCCCATCGCTGAGGCCATGCTTACCTGCAAACACAGGAC GCACGATGAAGATTCCTACCAGAAGTTCATTCCTTTTATTGGG TTGGTGAAGGTTGGTCTGATTGAGCCAGACACTTCCACAACAG GAGACACAGAAGAGGGCGTGGCAGTGAGCTTGGCTGTTCCCTCTACGTCCCCTCCCTCCCACGGCTCTCCCACCGGGCTGATCAAAGAGGCTgccactcccccctcctctccttctatgaGCAGTGTTCTCTCAGTACAGGG GAGCCCCAGTATGTCCCAAGGTGTGGACGCCATTGGGTTGCAGGTGGACTACTGGCTGGCGTCGCTGGCGGAGAAGCGCCGAGAGGGCGAGAGGCGTGACACGGGCTGTAAGAACACCCTGAAGAGTGCCTTCAGGTCCCTGCAGGTCAGCAGGCTACCAGGAGGGGGCAGCGGTGAGACACAGGCCCAGGTCAACACCATGGCCATGACTGTGGTCACCAAGGAGAAGAACAAGAAGG ttCCCACCATATTCCTGGGTAAGAAGCCGAAGGAGAAAGATGTCGACTCTAAGAGCCAGGTCATTGAGGGTATCAGCAGACTCATCTGTTCTGCCAAGCAGCATCAAACCATCCTGAAAG tgtccaTAGACGGAGTGGAGTGGAATGACGTCAAGTTCTTCCAGCTGGCTGCACAGTGGCCCACCCATGTCAAGTATCTCCCTGTTGGACTGTTTGGTTACAACAAACCTCCCTCCTAG